The Rhineura floridana isolate rRhiFlo1 chromosome 10, rRhiFlo1.hap2, whole genome shotgun sequence genome includes a region encoding these proteins:
- the LOC133365525 gene encoding gastrula zinc finger protein XlCGF57.1-like isoform X3: protein MEDEAEHKGAIPAGRTTGQRKPRKKAQSSGMEKQVTWAASLPTKDDGLLKVALKRECPECGKSFLSNVAMIIHIRTHTGERPFKCHLCPKGFPSKGDLKRHIRTHLRKKNPPPPSADKNGASKRKKSLAAKLQLLGQLQPSPGPKKPHTCAQCGKSFGKKQSLRKHQGTHSTERPFSCLECGRCFRLKQILVAHMNSHVTERPFACKQCGKCFTQERNVRNHQRVHTGEKPFSCAACGRRFAYKQHLLKHLRLHTGERPFSCRECGKTFRDKTTLTIHNRLHTGERPYRCPFCGKTCRQKQHLNSHLKVHRGENLPPGDSTGLTLQKARAKEKPYACAKCEKRFRDKKIMMAHLETHNEEPLLKCSPLQCRVSLTQVDAKSIGGGGTSCKQPNSLRKAVAPEKAAFVCTDCGRRFTQRKSLLLHQRSHK, encoded by the coding sequence ATGGAAGACGAGGCAGAGCACAAAGGGGCCATCCCTGCAGGGCGGACCACCGGCCAGCGCAAGCCAAGGAAAAAGGCCCAGTCTTCGGGAATGGAGAAGCAAGTGACTTGGGCGGCAAGCCTGCCCACCAAGGATGACGGCCTCCTGAAGGTGGCGCTGAAGAGGGAGTGCCCCGAGTGTGGCAAAAGCTTCCTGAGCAACGTGGCGATGATCATCCACATCCGGACGCACACAGGAGAGCGACCCTTCAAGTGCCACCTGTGCCCCAAGGGCTTCCCCTCCAAGGGGGACCTGAAGCGGCACATCAGGACCCACCTGCGCAAGAAGAACCCACCTCCTCCCTCAGCGGACAAGAACGGGGCTTCCAAGCGCAAGAAAAGCCTTGCTGCCAAGCTCCAGCTGCTGGGCCAGCTGCAACCCTCTCCGGGCCCCAAGAAGCCCCACACCTGTGCCCAGTGCGGGAAGAGCTTCGGCAAGAAGCAGAGCCTGCGGAAGCACCAGGGGACCCACTCAACGGAGAGGCCCTTCTCCTGCCTGGAGTGCGGCCGCTGCTTCCGGCTCAAGCAGATCCTGGTGGCCCACATGAACTCACATGTTACGGAGCGGCCCTTTGCCTGCAAGCAGTGTGGGAAATGCTTCACCCAGGAGCGCAACGTCAGGAACCACCAGCGCGTGCACACGGGCGAGAAGCCCTTCTCGTGCGCTGCTTGTGGCAGGCGCTTTGCTTACAAGCAACACCTGCTCAAGCACCTTCGCCTCCACACCGGCGAGCGGCCCTTCAGCTGCAGGGAGTGCGGGAAGACCTTCCGGGATAAGACGACGCTGACCATCCACAACCGCCTGCACACCGGAGAACGCCCTTACCGCTGTCCCTTCTGCGGCAAGACCTGCAGGCAGAAGCAGCACCTGAACAGCCACCTGAAAGTCCACCGTGGGGAGAACCTTCCCCCTGGGGACAGCACGGGCCTCACCCTGCAGAAGGCGCGCGCCAAGGAGAAGCCCTACGCTTGTGCCAAGTGTGAGAAGCGGTTCCGGGACAAGAAGATCATGAtggctcacctggagacccacaaCGAAGAGCCGTTGTTGAAATGCAGCCCTCTGCAATGCAGAGTGAGCCTGACCCAGGTGGATGCAAAATCCATCGGCGGAGGAGGCACAAGCTGCAAACAGCCCAACTCTCTACGGAAAGCTGTCGCACCTGAAAAGGCGGCCTTTGTTTGTACTGATTGCGGGAGGAGGTTCACGCAGAGGAAATCTCTCTTGCTGCATCAGAGGAGCCATAAATGA
- the LOC133364839 gene encoding zinc finger protein 154-like — MWQLAVEHLAPKRSAQSALRAPPQETPIPAKRSPPSLRGPSPDAEPEGPSRRARGRRAPPSSGAAASGRPSGSGSGAGRGQRQAALRPGRGADPPPEASAGQASEGAGSRPAGRRGGHPRPGPFGIPRRDPLHISTPKRTGIGRRRQGASEEAMLSLDSVVTLEDVTVYFSPEEWAELEEWQQQLHQEVMRENYELVTSLGCDLRVKEEGEEESCHVEEGIRGVFLETALQDTKAGSESMDPQRQRGTVAEEYVDGAGLLHQRRAGRAAGVEECPLACPDCGKCFKSKTALLTHQRIHTGERPFSCGECGRSFTQRQHLGTHLRVHGGQRPFACGECGSTFRLQKLLLTHQRKAHSGELPLVCADCGKLFNHKHHLMTHQRVHTGERPFPCPVCGKRFTQKHHLQTHQRGHSGDRPFPCTECGKTFKDRAGVLMHQIVHTGAKPFACQSCTKIFSHKHHLLIHQRVHTGEKPFSCEVCCKRFTQKHHLLSHERIHTGERPYHCEECPRSFKDRITLKLHIRLHTGEKPFSCTQCGERFRLRKALLSHQRAHDGPTQLICTECGESFPHMRSLAAHGRRVHPSAQKETSSQPGLASNSPRLLELQADGEQAQSAQHQQLGNSCPTWTMGKHPS, encoded by the exons ATGTGGCAG CTGGCAGTTGAACACTTGG CACCAAAGCGGAGCGCGCAGAGCGCTCTTCGTGCGCCCCCACAGGAGACCCCCATTCCTGCCAAAcgctctcccccatccctccgcGGCCCGAGCCCTGATGCAGAGCCGGAGGGCCCATCCCGGCGGGCGCGTGGTCGAAGGGCGCCTCCCTCCAGTGGCGCGGCGGCTTCTGGCCGGCCAAGCGGATCCGGTTCCGGAGCTGGACGCGGCCAAAGGCAAGCCGCCCTCCGTCCAGGCAGGGGCGCTGATCCGCCTCCGGAGGCCTCTGCTGGGCAGGCGAGCGAAGGGGCTGGATCGCGGCCGGCCGGGCGGAGGGGAGGCCACCCAAGGCCGGGCCCGTTTGGAATCCCGCGGCGCGACCCGCTCCACATCTCCACTCCAAAGCGCACGGGTATCGGCCGCCGCCGCCAAGGCGCGTCGGAGGAAGCGATGCTCTCCCTG GATTCGGTGGTGACTCTGGAGGACGTCACGGTCTATTTCTCCCCGGAAGAGTGGGCGGAGCTAGAggaatggcagcagcagctccaccAGGAGGTCATGAGGGAGAACTACGAGCTGGTCACCTCCCTGG gcTGTGACCTCCGAGttaaagaggaaggggaagaagaGTCGTGTCATGTCGAGGAAGGCATCCGAGGGGTATTCTTGGAGACGGCCCTCCAGGACACGAAGGCAGGCAGTGAGAGCATGGATCCACAACGGCAAAGAGGAACTGTGGCAGAAGAGTACGTGGATGGGGCAGGACTGTTGCACCAGAGACGGGCTGGCAGAGCTGCTGGGGTGGAGGAGTGCCCCCTCGCTTGCCCGGACTGTGGAAAATGCTTCAAGAGCAAAACGGCCCTCCTGACCCACCAGCGGATTCATACGGGGGAGCGGCCCTTTTCCTGTGGCGAGTGTGGGAGGAGCTTCACCCAAAGGCAGCACCTTGGCACCCACCTCCGAGTGCACGGCGGGCAGCGCCCATTTGCCTGCGGTGAATGCGGCAGCACCTTCCGGCTGCAGAAGCTTCTCCTGACACACCAGCGGAAGGCCCACTCCGGTGAGCTGCCCTTGGTCTGTGCTGACTGTGGCAAGCTCTTTAACCACAAACACCACCTGATGACCCACCAGCGGGTGCACACGGGCGAGCGCCCCTTTCCGTGCCCCGTCTGCGGCAAGCGCTTCACCCAGAAGCACCATCTCCAGACCCACCAGCGTGGCCACTCCGGGGACCGCCCCTTCCCCTGCACTGAGTGCGGGAAGACCTTCAAGGACCGCGCGGGCGTGCTGATGCACCAGATTGTGCACACTGGGGCCAAGCCCTTTGCCTGCCAGAGTTGCACAAAGATCTTCAGCCACAAGCACCACCTGCTCATCCACCAGCGGGTCCACACGGGCGAGAAGCCCTTCTCATGCGAGGTCTGCTGCAAGCGCTTTACCCAGAAACACCACCTCCTGAGCCACGAGCGCATCCACACAGGCGAACGCCCCTACCACTGCGAGGAGTGCCCTCGCAGCTTCAAGGACAGGATCACCCTCAAGCTCCACATCCGcctccacacaggggagaagcctttCTCCTGCACCCAGTGCGGGGAGCGTTTCCGGCTGCGGAAGGCGCTCCTCTCCCACCAGCGAGCCCACGACGGCCCCACCCAGCTCATCTGCACAGAGTGTGGGGAAAGCTTCCCACACATGCGCAGCCTGGCAGCCCATGGGCGGCGGGTGCACCCATCTGCACAAAAGGAGACATCCAGCCAGCCTGGATTGGCCAGTAACTCGCCCCGCCTGCTTGAGTTGCAGGCTGATGGGGAGCAGGCCCAATCCGCACAGCATCAACAGCTGGGTAACAGCTGCCCCACCTGGACCATGGGGAAACATCCCAGCTGA